Proteins from one Pseudodesulfovibrio hydrargyri genomic window:
- a CDS encoding chemotaxis protein CheA — protein sequence MSGDDLNRQIFKEEAYDLLIELEGALLELEEAPDDMDLVNQIFRALHTIKGSGSMFGFEEIAAFTHEVETVFDMVRNGDVQASPVLCSLALRSRDQIRAMLDAEDDEPVSPETMQDILDSLRAFVEGTNEAAGTHDVLAGPGEEPGLELEPEPASEPEPGGEPTPGGGLHQYVITLRPLGGAIDADAVEAFFEELERLGTLKIESGHRDTGQGWELSLATEAVKENVQDVFFFLDADLKVKIEEKGAPSAPEPVQAEEKPEEPAVPAPSQPAQAERAGGPATPVSSFADDDEPVRVPRIGEMLVESGDATYTDVAEALTSQKGGVNKPLGQILTEAGKVPADKVSNAVKRQGEAREKVVHKKREEALSSIRVAADKLDYLVDLVGELVIVQAQITQVVSEKHDSALTLLAEELERLSDELRDSTLGIRMLPIGTSFSKFRRLVRDLSADLGKQITLSTSGAETELDKTVIERLGDPLVHLLRNSIDHGIEQPQERQAKGKPPQGNIMLSAEHSGGEVLIRITDDGKGMSSEMIREKGIERGLITKDAELTEKELLKLIFEPGFSTAKVVTSVSGRGVGMDVVKRAIDSLRGTIDIDSKPNVGTTITIRLPLTLAIIDGLQVRVENEYYVIPLSLVEECVELSRSEVEEAGSEQRILHLRGEIVPYIHIREWFNIEGENPPIEQIVITGVEGSRVGIVVDTVIGEHQTVIKSLGRVYKDVEGISGATIKGDGSIALILDVPSLVRRVIAESR from the coding sequence ATGTCAGGAGACGACCTGAACAGACAGATATTCAAGGAGGAGGCCTACGACCTTCTCATAGAACTTGAGGGAGCCTTGCTCGAACTCGAGGAAGCTCCGGACGACATGGATCTGGTCAACCAGATCTTCCGGGCCCTGCATACCATCAAGGGGTCCGGTTCCATGTTCGGGTTCGAGGAGATAGCCGCGTTCACCCATGAGGTGGAAACGGTCTTCGACATGGTGCGCAACGGCGACGTGCAGGCCTCCCCGGTCTTGTGCAGCCTGGCCTTGCGTTCCCGGGATCAGATCCGGGCCATGCTCGACGCCGAGGACGACGAACCAGTGTCTCCGGAAACCATGCAGGACATTCTCGACAGCCTGCGGGCCTTTGTCGAAGGGACCAACGAGGCGGCCGGGACCCATGACGTCCTTGCCGGGCCGGGCGAAGAGCCCGGGCTCGAGCTTGAACCGGAACCCGCGTCCGAACCGGAGCCCGGGGGCGAACCGACGCCCGGCGGGGGCCTCCATCAATACGTCATCACCCTCCGGCCCCTGGGCGGCGCCATCGACGCGGACGCCGTGGAAGCGTTTTTCGAGGAACTGGAACGGCTCGGAACCCTCAAGATCGAGTCCGGGCACCGCGACACCGGCCAGGGCTGGGAACTGTCCCTGGCGACCGAGGCCGTGAAGGAGAATGTCCAGGACGTATTTTTCTTTCTGGATGCGGATCTCAAGGTCAAGATCGAGGAGAAGGGCGCGCCTTCGGCGCCGGAACCCGTCCAGGCCGAGGAAAAGCCTGAGGAGCCCGCCGTACCGGCTCCGTCCCAGCCCGCGCAAGCCGAGAGGGCGGGCGGACCGGCCACGCCGGTATCCAGTTTCGCGGACGACGACGAGCCCGTGCGCGTTCCCAGGATCGGCGAGATGCTCGTGGAGAGCGGGGACGCCACCTATACGGACGTGGCCGAGGCCCTGACCTCCCAGAAGGGCGGCGTGAACAAGCCGCTGGGCCAGATCCTGACCGAAGCGGGCAAGGTCCCGGCGGACAAGGTCAGCAACGCCGTCAAGCGCCAGGGCGAGGCGCGGGAAAAGGTGGTCCACAAGAAGCGCGAAGAGGCTCTGAGCAGCATCCGCGTGGCCGCCGACAAGCTGGACTACCTGGTGGATCTGGTGGGCGAGCTGGTCATTGTCCAGGCGCAGATCACCCAGGTGGTCAGCGAGAAGCACGATTCGGCCCTGACCCTGCTGGCCGAGGAACTGGAGCGCCTCAGCGACGAGCTGCGCGATTCCACGCTGGGCATCCGCATGTTGCCCATCGGCACCTCCTTCAGCAAGTTCCGCCGCCTTGTGCGTGATCTTTCGGCCGATCTGGGCAAGCAGATCACCCTGTCCACCAGCGGCGCGGAGACCGAACTGGACAAGACGGTCATCGAACGGCTGGGCGATCCCCTGGTCCACCTGCTGCGCAACTCCATCGACCACGGCATCGAGCAGCCTCAGGAGCGCCAGGCCAAGGGCAAGCCGCCGCAGGGCAACATCATGTTGTCCGCCGAGCATTCGGGCGGCGAGGTGCTCATCCGCATCACCGACGACGGCAAGGGCATGAGCAGCGAGATGATCCGCGAAAAGGGCATCGAGCGCGGCCTGATCACCAAGGACGCCGAACTGACCGAGAAGGAGCTGCTCAAGCTCATCTTCGAGCCCGGCTTCTCCACCGCCAAGGTCGTGACCAGCGTGTCCGGCCGGGGCGTGGGCATGGACGTGGTAAAAAGGGCCATCGACTCCCTGCGCGGGACCATCGACATCGACTCCAAGCCGAACGTGGGCACGACCATCACCATCCGCCTGCCCCTGACCCTGGCCATCATCGACGGGTTGCAGGTCCGGGTGGAGAACGAATACTACGTCATCCCGCTGTCCCTGGTGGAGGAGTGCGTGGAGCTGTCCCGCAGCGAGGTGGAGGAGGCCGGGTCCGAGCAGCGCATCCTGCATCTGCGCGGCGAGATCGTCCCGTACATCCATATCCGCGAATGGTTCAACATCGAGGGCGAGAACCCGCCCATAGAGCAGATCGTCATTACCGGCGTGGAAGGCAGCCGCGTCGGCATCGTCGTGGACACGGTCATCGGCGAGCACCAGACCGTCATCAAGAGCCTCGGCCGCGTCTACAAGGATGTGGAAGGCATATCGGGAGCGACCATCAAGGGCGACGGTTCCATTGCGCTCATTCTGGACGTTCCCAGTCTGGTGCGCCGGGTCATTGCAGAATCCAGATAG
- a CDS encoding protein-glutamate methylesterase/protein-glutamine glutaminase, producing MRKIRVLIVDDSAVVRQTLEDILSSDPQIEIMGTAVDPYVAAERLKKEVPDVITLDIEMPRMDGLTFLRKIMKQRPIPVVICSSVAGEGTNTALKALEYGAVEIITKPKVGTKKFLEESKIRLIDKVKAAAMAGTRPIRPAAPPMQVKPKLSADAVIPMGKPTALSPTEKICLVGASTGGTEALRVYLEAQPENCPPIAIVQHMPEHFTAAFANRLNGICRINVKEAKDGDALMRGLALVAPGDKHMLLKRTGNKYYVEVKDGPLVSRHRPSVDVLFRSGARYGGANVVAAIMTGMGDDGAKGMKELKDAGAYTIAQDEASCVVFGMPQEAIKQGGVDKVLSLEKIAPEMVRACG from the coding sequence ATGCGCAAGATTCGAGTTCTCATAGTCGACGATTCGGCCGTTGTGAGGCAGACGCTCGAGGACATCCTGTCATCCGATCCCCAGATCGAGATCATGGGTACTGCCGTGGACCCTTACGTGGCCGCCGAGCGGCTCAAGAAGGAAGTCCCGGATGTCATCACCCTGGACATTGAAATGCCGCGCATGGACGGGCTGACCTTCCTGCGCAAGATCATGAAGCAACGGCCCATCCCGGTGGTCATCTGCTCCTCCGTGGCCGGGGAGGGCACCAATACGGCGCTCAAGGCCCTGGAATACGGTGCCGTGGAGATCATCACCAAGCCGAAGGTGGGCACCAAGAAGTTTCTCGAAGAGTCGAAGATCCGGCTCATCGACAAGGTCAAGGCCGCGGCCATGGCCGGGACCCGGCCCATCCGGCCCGCGGCTCCGCCCATGCAGGTCAAGCCCAAGCTCAGCGCGGACGCGGTCATCCCCATGGGTAAGCCCACAGCCTTGTCCCCGACCGAGAAGATTTGCCTGGTGGGCGCGTCCACCGGCGGCACCGAGGCGTTGCGCGTCTATCTCGAGGCCCAGCCCGAGAACTGCCCGCCCATCGCCATTGTCCAGCACATGCCCGAGCACTTCACGGCGGCGTTCGCCAACCGGCTCAACGGCATCTGCCGGATCAACGTCAAGGAAGCCAAGGACGGCGACGCCCTGATGCGCGGGCTGGCCCTGGTTGCCCCGGGCGACAAGCACATGCTCCTCAAGCGCACCGGGAACAAGTATTACGTGGAGGTCAAGGACGGCCCCCTGGTTTCCCGGCACCGGCCCTCGGTGGATGTGCTGTTCCGCTCCGGGGCGCGCTACGGCGGGGCCAACGTGGTGGCCGCCATCATGACCGGCATGGGAGACGACGGGGCCAAGGGCATGAAGGAGCTCAAGGACGCCGGGGCGTACACCATCGCCCAGGACGAGGCGAGCTGCGTGGTCTTCGGCATGCCCCAGGAAGCCATCAAGCAGGGCGGCGTGGACAAGGTGTTGTCCCTGGAAAAGATCGCGCCGGAAATGGTTCGGGCCTGCGGCTGA
- a CDS encoding DUF190 domain-containing protein yields the protein MKLLEKAERIRIYIGEDDKFDGQPLADAIVRAAREMNLAGATVYRGLMGFGANSLIHTSKILRLSEDLPVVVEVVDHPDKLAPLLDRLDAMLNEGMVTREPVDVIAYRHS from the coding sequence ATGAAATTGCTTGAAAAGGCGGAGCGAATCAGAATCTACATCGGCGAGGACGACAAGTTCGACGGCCAGCCGCTGGCCGACGCCATCGTGCGCGCGGCGCGCGAGATGAACCTGGCCGGGGCCACGGTCTACCGGGGCCTCATGGGCTTCGGCGCCAACAGCCTGATCCACACCTCAAAAATCCTGCGCCTGTCCGAGGACCTGCCCGTGGTCGTGGAGGTCGTGGACCATCCGGACAAACTCGCCCCCCTGCTCGACAGGCTCGACGCCATGCTCAACGAGGGCATGGTCACCAGGGAGCCGGTGGACGTCATCGCCTACCGCCACAGCTAG
- the crcB gene encoding fluoride efflux transporter CrcB — protein sequence MTKILYISLGGAAGALGRYYLSGVAQRIAGGSFPAGTFFVNMAGCLLFGAVWGFFENRLLPGSGARLLILTGFMGAFTTFSTYMFETATLVKSGQMAMAMANVVGQSVIGLVLVLAGIALGRLI from the coding sequence CTGACCAAAATTCTCTACATCTCCCTGGGCGGGGCCGCGGGCGCGCTCGGCCGCTACTATCTGTCCGGCGTGGCCCAGCGCATAGCGGGCGGCTCCTTCCCGGCAGGCACCTTTTTCGTGAACATGGCCGGCTGCCTGCTCTTCGGTGCGGTATGGGGGTTCTTCGAGAACCGCCTGCTCCCCGGCAGCGGGGCCCGGCTCCTGATCCTGACCGGATTCATGGGCGCGTTCACCACCTTCTCCACCTACATGTTCGAGACCGCCACATTGGTCAAGTCCGGGCAGATGGCCATGGCCATGGCCAATGTCGTCGGGCAGTCCGTGATCGGGCTGGTCCTGGTCCTGGCGGGCATCGCCCTGGGCCGCCTGATCTAA
- a CDS encoding class IV adenylate cyclase, translating to MALECELKYLEADLADLADRLRRAGATTSGRYFEANTVFDRPDRSLKRDGILLRLREKQGRAVLTVKRPPEAPAPSALKIFEEIETGVDDGAAMAEALETLGFAPAFRYEKVREKWRHMDCAVCLDRLPFGDFVEIEGDEAQVLACAAWLGLNAACTTKATYHGLNIEYRVEKGLEPDENFVFGSAERAALLDELDKL from the coding sequence ATGGCGCTGGAATGCGAATTGAAATACCTGGAGGCCGACCTGGCCGATCTGGCCGACCGGTTGCGCCGGGCCGGGGCGACGACTTCGGGCCGCTACTTTGAGGCCAACACGGTCTTCGACCGGCCCGACCGCTCCCTGAAGCGCGACGGCATCCTCCTGCGCCTGCGCGAGAAGCAGGGCAGGGCCGTGCTCACTGTCAAGCGTCCGCCCGAGGCTCCGGCGCCGTCGGCGCTCAAGATCTTCGAGGAGATCGAAACCGGGGTGGACGACGGCGCGGCCATGGCCGAGGCCCTCGAAACCCTGGGGTTCGCCCCCGCCTTCCGCTACGAAAAGGTCCGGGAGAAGTGGCGGCACATGGATTGCGCCGTCTGCTTGGATCGCTTGCCCTTCGGGGATTTCGTGGAAATCGAGGGGGATGAGGCGCAGGTCCTGGCCTGCGCCGCGTGGCTCGGCCTGAACGCGGCCTGCACCACCAAGGCCACCTACCATGGCCTGAATATCGAATACCGTGTGGAGAAGGGCTTGGAACCGGACGAGAATTTCGTGTTCGGCTCTGCCGAAAGGGCGGCCCTGTTGGACGAACTTGATAAACTTTGA
- the clpS gene encoding ATP-dependent Clp protease adapter ClpS produces the protein MSDPFTGDRFDSELLGRHEVKEPKKYKVLLHNDDYTTMDFVVEVLVRVFRRTEAQATAIMLSVHNEGYGVCGVYTAEVAETKVDLVHRLAKSAGFPLKCSMEGE, from the coding sequence ATGAGCGACCCTTTTACCGGGGACCGTTTCGATTCGGAACTCCTTGGCCGACACGAGGTCAAGGAACCGAAAAAGTATAAGGTCCTGTTGCATAACGACGATTACACGACCATGGATTTTGTGGTCGAGGTCCTGGTGCGCGTCTTCCGCCGGACAGAGGCGCAGGCCACGGCGATCATGCTCTCCGTGCACAACGAAGGGTACGGAGTGTGCGGCGTGTATACCGCCGAAGTGGCCGAAACCAAGGTGGATCTGGTGCACCGGCTGGCCAAAAGCGCGGGTTTCCCGCTCAAGTGCAGCATGGAAGGTGAATAG
- the clpA gene encoding ATP-dependent Clp protease ATP-binding subunit ClpA has protein sequence MTMLSKELESALTSAVNEVKRRNHEFLTLEHLLYAISIGEQGEEILEACGAEMERLRDQLGRFFVENMEALPEGTESEVIQTLGVRRVLQRAVWQKKASGKNTVEVGDVLAAMFDEEDSYAVYFLRTHDVSRLDILEFISHGMSMSEDWNDLGDDQPSKADSLEGRPGEKKSPLKEFTVNLTDRAAHGLIDPLIGRTSELERTIQVLSRRRKNNPIFVGDPGVGKTAMAEGLALMIVEGRVPKEFINAEVYSLDMGSLLAGTKYRGDFEARLKGVLAELKQNRDAILFVDEIHTIVGAGSVSGGSMDASNILKPLLQSGEIRCIGSTTFEEYKNHFEKDRALSRRFQKIEINEPTVEETIAILKGLQSHYEQFHGVNYTHFALKAAAELSERHITDRYLPDKAIDVMDEVGALYKLSGRPRKGDRIKVSDVEKVVARMARIPARRLTMSDRERLKSLESDLKSVVFGQDEAVAALSKSIKRSRAGMRQVGRPVGSFLLTGPTGVGKTELARQLAKVLGIGFLRFDMSEYMEKHAVARLIGAPPGYVGFDQGGLLTEGVRKKPHCVVLFDEIEKAHPDVFNILLQVMDYATLTDNNGRKADFRHVILLMTSNAGAREMSKGAIGFKRDENSDRKGEAMKALENLFSPEFRNRLDATVTFHSLEQPVMERIVDKFIKELNDQLQDRRVVVALTDAARARLAVLGHDTAMGARPMGRVIQTEIKDVIADELLFGSLTRGGVVTVDVAGKKKKSKKTPLVGESGEFAFSFDPVGAKQ, from the coding sequence ATGACGATGCTGAGCAAGGAACTGGAAAGTGCGTTGACCTCCGCGGTCAATGAGGTGAAGCGTCGGAACCACGAGTTCCTGACGCTCGAACACCTGCTGTACGCCATCTCCATAGGCGAACAGGGCGAGGAGATCCTCGAGGCCTGCGGCGCGGAGATGGAACGGCTCAGGGACCAGCTCGGGCGGTTCTTCGTGGAGAACATGGAGGCCCTGCCCGAGGGAACCGAATCCGAGGTCATACAGACACTGGGCGTGCGCCGTGTGTTGCAGCGCGCCGTGTGGCAGAAAAAGGCCTCGGGCAAGAATACCGTGGAGGTGGGCGACGTCCTGGCGGCCATGTTCGACGAGGAGGATTCCTACGCGGTCTACTTCCTGCGTACCCACGACGTCTCCCGGCTCGACATCCTGGAATTCATCTCGCATGGCATGTCCATGAGCGAGGACTGGAACGACCTGGGCGACGACCAGCCGTCCAAGGCCGATTCCCTGGAAGGGCGTCCCGGCGAGAAGAAGAGCCCGCTCAAGGAGTTCACGGTCAACCTGACCGACCGGGCGGCCCACGGGCTCATCGACCCGCTCATCGGCCGGACCTCGGAACTGGAGCGGACCATCCAGGTGCTCTCGCGGAGGCGCAAGAACAACCCCATCTTCGTGGGCGACCCGGGCGTGGGCAAGACCGCCATGGCCGAGGGCCTGGCCCTGATGATCGTCGAGGGCAGGGTGCCCAAGGAGTTCATCAACGCCGAGGTCTACAGCCTGGACATGGGCTCGCTGCTGGCGGGCACCAAGTACCGGGGCGACTTCGAGGCGCGGCTCAAGGGGGTCCTGGCCGAACTCAAGCAGAACCGCGACGCCATCCTGTTCGTGGACGAGATCCACACCATCGTGGGCGCGGGGTCGGTTTCGGGCGGGTCCATGGACGCCTCCAACATCCTCAAGCCCCTGTTGCAGTCCGGCGAGATCCGCTGTATCGGCTCGACCACCTTCGAGGAGTACAAGAACCATTTCGAAAAGGACCGCGCCCTGTCGCGCCGGTTCCAGAAGATCGAGATCAACGAGCCCACCGTGGAGGAGACCATCGCCATCCTCAAGGGCTTGCAGTCCCACTACGAGCAGTTCCACGGGGTCAACTACACCCACTTCGCCCTCAAGGCGGCGGCCGAACTGTCCGAGCGGCACATCACCGACCGCTACCTGCCGGACAAGGCCATCGACGTCATGGACGAGGTCGGGGCGCTGTACAAGCTCTCCGGCCGGCCGCGCAAGGGCGACCGCATCAAGGTTTCGGACGTGGAGAAGGTCGTGGCCCGCATGGCCCGCATCCCGGCCCGCAGGCTGACCATGTCCGACCGCGAGCGGCTGAAGAGCCTGGAGAGCGATCTCAAGTCCGTGGTCTTCGGCCAGGACGAGGCCGTGGCGGCCCTGTCCAAGTCCATCAAGCGCTCCCGCGCGGGCATGCGCCAGGTGGGCCGTCCCGTGGGCAGTTTCCTGCTGACCGGTCCCACCGGCGTGGGCAAGACCGAACTGGCCCGGCAGCTGGCCAAGGTCCTGGGCATCGGGTTTTTGCGCTTCGACATGTCCGAGTACATGGAGAAGCACGCCGTGGCCCGGCTCATCGGCGCGCCTCCGGGCTACGTGGGCTTCGACCAGGGCGGGCTGCTGACCGAGGGCGTGCGCAAGAAGCCGCACTGCGTGGTCCTGTTCGACGAGATCGAGAAGGCCCATCCCGACGTCTTCAACATTCTGCTCCAGGTCATGGACTACGCCACCCTGACCGACAACAACGGGCGCAAGGCGGACTTCAGGCACGTCATCCTGCTGATGACCTCCAACGCGGGCGCCCGCGAGATGTCCAAGGGGGCCATCGGCTTCAAGCGTGACGAGAATTCCGACCGCAAGGGCGAGGCCATGAAGGCCCTGGAGAACCTCTTCAGCCCCGAGTTCCGCAACCGGCTCGACGCCACCGTGACCTTCCACTCGTTGGAGCAGCCGGTCATGGAACGGATCGTGGACAAGTTCATCAAGGAGCTCAACGACCAGTTGCAGGACCGCCGCGTGGTGGTAGCCCTGACCGACGCGGCCCGGGCGCGGCTGGCCGTGCTCGGCCATGACACCGCCATGGGCGCGCGTCCCATGGGCCGGGTCATCCAGACCGAGATCAAGGACGTCATCGCGGACGAACTGCTCTTCGGCTCCCTGACCCGGGGCGGGGTGGTCACCGTGGACGTGGCCGGAAAGAAAAAGAAGTCCAAGAAGACTCCGTTGGTCGGCGAGTCCGGAGAATTCGCGTTCTCCTTCGACCCTGTCGGCGCCAAGCAATAG
- the aat gene encoding leucyl/phenylalanyl-tRNA--protein transferase, which produces MTIYRLFDEPVFPDPEEADPDGLLAVGGDLSPQRLLNAYANGIFPWYAENSPILWWSTSPRLALIPDELHVPRSLRRVLNKGAFTFTLDTRFEAVIRRCACCSRPEQEGTWIVDEMIEAYIMLHRLGYAHSVEAWQGADLVGGLYGVSLGSVFFGESMFHNVPDASKAAFAVFVEQLRKWGFTLIDCQQTTRHLLRFGAREFQRFRFLSMLREGLNAPTREGVWRFDGQA; this is translated from the coding sequence ATGACCATCTACCGCCTGTTCGACGAACCCGTGTTTCCCGACCCGGAAGAGGCCGATCCGGACGGGCTGCTCGCCGTGGGCGGCGATCTCTCGCCCCAGCGGCTGCTCAACGCCTACGCCAACGGCATCTTTCCCTGGTACGCGGAGAATTCCCCCATCCTGTGGTGGTCCACCAGCCCGAGGCTGGCGCTCATCCCGGACGAACTGCACGTGCCGCGCAGCCTGCGCAGGGTGCTCAACAAGGGGGCCTTCACCTTCACCCTGGATACCCGGTTCGAGGCGGTTATCCGACGCTGCGCCTGCTGCTCCAGGCCCGAGCAGGAGGGCACCTGGATCGTGGACGAGATGATCGAGGCCTACATCATGCTGCACCGGCTGGGCTACGCCCACAGCGTGGAGGCTTGGCAGGGGGCCGATCTGGTGGGCGGGCTGTACGGCGTGTCGCTCGGTTCGGTGTTCTTCGGGGAGTCCATGTTCCACAACGTGCCGGACGCCTCCAAGGCGGCCTTTGCCGTGTTCGTCGAGCAGCTGCGGAAGTGGGGTTTCACCCTGATAGACTGCCAGCAGACCACCCGGCATCTCCTGCGCTTCGGGGCGCGGGAGTTTCAGCGGTTCCGTTTCCTGTCCATGCTCCGCGAGGGATTGAACGCGCCCACCCGGGAGGGAGTGTGGCGGTTCGACGGCCAGGCGTGA
- the uvrB gene encoding excinuclease ABC subunit UvrB has product MPNFKLVSEYTLKGDQPQAVAELIAGLNSGVRDQVLLGATGTGKTFTMANVVAQLNRPALILAPNKTLAAQLYTEFKGLFPDNAVEYFVSYYDYYQPEAYMPHSDVYIEKDSSINDDIDKMRHSATHALLTRRDVLLVASVSCIYGLGSPDFYAKMVIPVEEGQTMAMDSLLGRLVEIHYERNDYDFHRSSFRVRGDVVEIIPAYNREKALRIEFFGDEIDSITETDPLTGEVKDRLVKTVIYPGSHFVSDRDNVDRAINDIRDELQSRLAYLKRNNKLVEAQRLEQRTMYDLETIEELGYCNGIENYSRHLDGRYEGQPPATLIDYFPDDFILFVDESHIALPQVGGMYRGDRSRKTTLVDFGFRLPSALDNRPLNYEEFQERIHQAVYVSATPGPLELDLAQGVVVEQIIRPTGLLDPEIEVRKTQGQIDDLLAECKKRQAKDERVLVTTLTKRMAEDLNDYLNQMGVQAKYLHSDIDTLERMAIIQALRAGEFFVLVGINLLREGLDIPEVSLVAILDGDKEGFLRSTRSLIQTFGRAARNADGRVILYADKVTDSMAEAMEETERRREKQQEYNRVNGITPTTIRKKVDNLFGELGGRGDKDGAVALAAEDGVDYGADQKTLNKTVKRLEREMREAAKELEFERAAKLRDRIARIRERMLELG; this is encoded by the coding sequence ATGCCGAATTTCAAGCTAGTCAGCGAATATACCCTCAAGGGCGACCAGCCCCAGGCCGTGGCCGAACTCATCGCCGGGTTGAACTCCGGCGTGCGCGACCAGGTCCTGCTCGGCGCAACAGGCACGGGCAAGACCTTCACCATGGCCAACGTGGTGGCCCAGCTCAACCGCCCGGCCCTGATCCTGGCCCCGAACAAAACCCTGGCAGCCCAGCTCTATACCGAGTTCAAGGGGCTGTTCCCGGACAATGCGGTCGAATACTTCGTCAGTTATTACGACTACTACCAGCCCGAAGCGTACATGCCGCACTCGGACGTGTACATCGAGAAGGACTCGTCCATCAACGACGACATCGACAAGATGCGCCACTCGGCCACCCACGCGCTGCTGACGCGGCGGGACGTGCTCCTGGTGGCTTCGGTGTCGTGCATCTACGGGTTGGGCTCCCCGGACTTCTACGCCAAGATGGTCATTCCCGTGGAAGAAGGGCAGACCATGGCCATGGACTCCCTGCTCGGACGGCTGGTGGAGATTCACTACGAGCGCAACGACTACGACTTTCACCGCAGCAGCTTCCGGGTGCGCGGCGACGTGGTCGAGATCATCCCGGCCTACAACCGCGAGAAGGCGCTGCGCATCGAATTCTTCGGCGACGAGATCGACTCCATCACCGAGACCGACCCGCTCACCGGCGAGGTCAAGGACCGGCTGGTAAAGACGGTCATCTACCCGGGCTCGCACTTCGTGTCCGACCGTGACAACGTGGATCGGGCCATCAACGACATCCGCGACGAACTCCAGTCCCGGCTGGCGTACCTCAAGCGCAACAACAAGCTGGTCGAGGCGCAACGGCTGGAGCAGCGGACCATGTACGACCTCGAGACCATCGAGGAGTTGGGCTACTGCAACGGCATCGAGAACTACTCGCGCCATCTGGACGGGCGCTATGAGGGCCAGCCGCCCGCGACCCTGATCGACTATTTCCCGGACGACTTCATCCTCTTCGTGGACGAGTCGCACATAGCCCTTCCCCAGGTGGGCGGCATGTACCGGGGCGACCGCTCGCGCAAGACCACCCTGGTGGATTTCGGCTTCCGCCTGCCTTCGGCCCTGGACAACCGGCCGCTCAACTATGAGGAGTTCCAGGAGCGCATCCATCAGGCCGTGTACGTCTCGGCCACGCCCGGCCCGCTGGAGCTGGACCTGGCCCAGGGCGTGGTGGTGGAGCAGATCATCCGGCCCACCGGGCTGCTGGACCCGGAGATCGAGGTCCGCAAGACGCAGGGACAGATTGACGACCTGCTGGCGGAGTGCAAGAAGAGGCAGGCCAAGGACGAGCGGGTCCTGGTGACCACGCTGACCAAGCGCATGGCCGAGGACCTGAACGACTATCTGAACCAGATGGGCGTGCAGGCCAAATATCTGCACTCGGACATCGACACGCTGGAGCGCATGGCCATCATCCAGGCGCTCCGGGCAGGCGAATTCTTCGTCCTGGTGGGCATCAACCTCCTGCGCGAGGGGCTGGACATCCCCGAGGTGTCCCTGGTGGCCATCCTGGACGGTGACAAGGAAGGGTTCCTGCGTTCCACGCGCTCGCTCATACAGACCTTCGGCCGGGCCGCCCGGAACGCGGACGGAAGGGTTATCCTGTATGCGGACAAGGTCACGGACTCCATGGCCGAAGCCATGGAGGAGACCGAGCGCAGGCGGGAGAAGCAGCAGGAGTACAATCGGGTCAACGGCATCACGCCGACCACCATCCGCAAGAAGGTGGACAATCTTTTCGGAGAGCTCGGAGGCCGTGGTGACAAGGACGGAGCCGTGGCCCTGGCCGCCGAGGACGGGGTGGACTACGGCGCGGACCAGAAGACGCTGAACAAGACCGTCAAGCGGCTGGAGCGCGAAATGCGCGAGGCCGCCAAGGAACTGGAATTCGAACGGGCCGCGAAACTCAGGGACCGCATCGCCCGAATCCGCGAGCGGATGCTGGAACTGGGGTAA